A part of Helicobacter himalayensis genomic DNA contains:
- a CDS encoding molybdopterin molybdotransferase MoeA, whose product MIELAEIFQCLWESCAFKRDFLRGQVLQKWIFEARGFVLAENLNASRALPAFSNSAMDGYAVLLEDCGSEVELLGRTLAGQKAQEALLQKGFVQKIMTGSPLPSNTQAIVPLELVTNLPNGKIKLPNEIKPNQHIRLQGEEIALDSVILPAFRRLKALDLGLVATQGLEKINVCKKPKIALFSTGDEVIEPGQSAQAHQIYNTNAISIFGILRDFHHDIEYLGILPDKREVLEQTLGGLTNYDVVITTGGASVGDADMLKSTLQKLGAQILFDGVCLKPGRHLSVAILGECILILLPGNPLASLLHLYAIIVSFLEFLSGANDCFLKAHSVRANVACAPTSSAQNLLLGIENDGVFEIFKNGKFGSSALINVWKNNALAIIDKDYGKIEALEQLFCVRFGAQEFEAQCKFINSKRSGK is encoded by the coding sequence ATGATTGAGCTAGCAGAAATTTTTCAATGCCTTTGGGAATCTTGCGCGTTTAAGCGAGATTTTTTAAGAGGGCAGGTTTTGCAAAAATGGATTTTTGAAGCGCGAGGCTTTGTATTAGCGGAAAATCTCAATGCTTCGCGTGCATTACCTGCGTTTAGCAATTCTGCGATGGATGGCTACGCGGTGCTTTTGGAGGATTGCGGGTCTGAGGTGGAGCTTTTGGGACGCACACTTGCTGGGCAAAAGGCACAAGAGGCGCTTTTGCAAAAAGGCTTTGTGCAAAAAATAATGACAGGCTCACCACTGCCGTCAAATACGCAAGCCATCGTGCCTTTGGAATTAGTGACAAATCTACCAAATGGCAAAATCAAGCTCCCAAATGAGATAAAGCCAAACCAACATATTCGCTTGCAAGGTGAGGAAATCGCGCTAGATTCTGTAATTTTGCCAGCATTTAGGCGCTTAAAGGCTCTTGACTTAGGGCTTGTAGCCACGCAAGGCTTAGAGAAAATCAATGTCTGCAAAAAGCCAAAAATCGCACTTTTTTCCACAGGTGATGAGGTTATCGAGCCCGGGCAAAGCGCGCAGGCACATCAGATTTATAACACAAATGCGATAAGTATTTTTGGTATTTTGCGCGATTTTCATCACGATATCGAGTATCTCGGGATATTGCCAGATAAGCGCGAAGTGCTAGAACAAACGCTTGGAGGACTAACAAACTATGATGTTGTAATCACCACAGGAGGCGCTAGCGTGGGCGATGCGGATATGTTAAAAAGCACATTGCAAAAGCTCGGCGCGCAGATTCTCTTTGATGGTGTGTGTTTAAAGCCCGGTAGGCATTTGAGTGTGGCGATTTTGGGAGAGTGTATCCTTATCCTTTTGCCCGGGAATCCACTTGCTTCACTCTTGCATCTTTATGCGATTATTGTGAGTTTTTTAGAATTTTTAAGCGGAGCAAATGATTGCTTTTTAAAAGCGCATAGCGTGCGGGCAAATGTCGCTTGTGCGCCAACTTCAAGCGCACAGAATCTTTTGCTTGGGATTGAAAATGATGGTGTATTTGAAATTTTTAAAAATGGGAAATTTGGCTCTAGCGCGCTTATAAATGTGTGGAAAAACAACGCGCTAGCAATAATTGACAAGGATTATGGTAAGATAGAGGCTTTGGAGCAACTTTTTTGCGTGCGCTTTGGTGCGCAGGAATTTGAAGCGCAGTGTAAATTTATCAATTCAAAAAGGAGTGGCAAATGA
- a CDS encoding AAA family ATPase, giving the protein MQMKLFKKIATLREQLNSCVLGQESLVEYALIGLFTQGHILLQSVPGLAKTTLAKSLAKSLNLSFKRIQFTPDLIPSDILGAQIYNPKTQNFQTRFGAIFTNILLTDEINRAPAKVQSALLEAMGEQQVSIGEECYLLHSPFLVIATANPIESEGVYALPEAQLDRFMLGLELEYPSAQSEVKILQNAHLAKESLALMDSYDLEVIKERIEQIYTEPSLQEYIISLARATRENFVYKNISCLRLGLSPRASIDMQRAAKAYAFLQNRDYLTPSDILEVLPIIASHRILLSFEALSEGISPKEILNELALRVKIP; this is encoded by the coding sequence ATGCAAATGAAACTTTTTAAAAAAATCGCCACCTTAAGAGAACAGCTCAATTCCTGTGTGTTAGGACAGGAAAGTCTCGTAGAATACGCGCTTATCGGGCTTTTTACACAAGGGCATATTTTGCTCCAAAGTGTGCCCGGACTTGCTAAAACCACACTTGCAAAATCCCTTGCAAAGTCGCTAAATCTTAGTTTTAAGAGAATTCAATTTACCCCAGATTTAATCCCCAGCGACATTTTAGGCGCACAAATCTATAACCCAAAAACGCAAAATTTTCAAACGCGCTTTGGGGCGATTTTTACAAATATTTTGCTCACTGATGAAATCAATCGTGCGCCCGCAAAAGTGCAAAGCGCGCTTTTAGAAGCGATGGGCGAGCAGCAGGTGAGTATCGGTGAGGAATGCTATTTATTGCATTCCCCCTTTCTTGTCATCGCCACAGCCAACCCAATAGAATCTGAAGGCGTGTATGCACTCCCAGAGGCACAGCTTGATCGCTTTATGCTAGGGCTTGAGTTAGAATATCCAAGTGCGCAAAGCGAGGTTAAAATCCTGCAAAATGCACATTTAGCAAAAGAGTCGCTTGCATTGATGGATTCTTATGATTTAGAAGTGATAAAAGAACGCATTGAGCAAATTTACACAGAGCCAAGCTTACAAGAATATATCATCTCCCTTGCGCGCGCCACGCGTGAAAACTTTGTATATAAAAATATCTCTTGTCTGCGCTTAGGGCTTTCCCCGCGCGCTAGCATTGATATGCAACGCGCCGCTAAGGCTTATGCTTTTTTGCAAAATAGGGATTATCTCACACCTAGCGATATTTTGGAAGTTTTACCTATCATCGCTTCACATAGAATCCTCCTTAGCTTTGAAGCCTTGAGCGAGGGCATAAGTCCAAAAGAAATCCTAAACGAACTCGCTTTAAGAGTTAAGATTCCATAA
- the dapB gene encoding 4-hydroxy-tetrahydrodipicolinate reductase translates to MLKLGIFGASGRVGKLLIDEIAQSTDLEVSIVYARDNLESLHAQDLRVARDIKEFLQSCECVIDFSSAIGSLELIKTALENSLARPMVIGSTGFSQDDFTHIKNASQILPILQASNMSRGVSVLNKLSSLTARALKESDIEIVEIHHHHKKDAPSGTALTLAQTCAQARGLDIDKVRISGRDGNIGARSKDDIGVMSLRGGDVVGRHTIGFYLDGEYLELTHNATSRATFAKGAIAAARWLANQKAGLYGIEDFLCLDS, encoded by the coding sequence ATGCTAAAGCTCGGCATCTTTGGCGCAAGCGGACGCGTGGGAAAACTTCTCATTGATGAAATCGCCCAAAGCACGGATTTAGAAGTTTCAATCGTTTATGCACGCGACAATTTAGAATCTCTGCACGCGCAAGACTTGCGTGTAGCAAGGGACATAAAAGAATTTTTGCAATCTTGTGAATGTGTGATTGACTTTTCCTCCGCAATCGGAAGCTTAGAGCTTATCAAAACGGCGCTAGAAAATAGCCTTGCACGCCCGATGGTTATCGGCAGTACGGGCTTTAGCCAAGATGATTTTACGCACATTAAAAACGCAAGCCAAATCTTACCAATTTTGCAAGCAAGCAATATGAGTCGTGGTGTGAGCGTGCTCAATAAACTCTCCAGCCTCACAGCGCGGGCGTTAAAAGAAAGCGATATAGAAATCGTAGAAATCCACCACCACCACAAAAAAGACGCCCCAAGTGGCACAGCACTCACTCTCGCGCAAACCTGCGCACAAGCACGCGGACTAGATATTGACAAAGTCCGCATAAGCGGGCGCGATGGCAATATTGGCGCACGAAGCAAAGATGATATCGGTGTAATGAGCCTGCGCGGTGGCGATGTGGTGGGACGCCACACGATTGGATTCTATCTTGATGGCGAATATTTAGAACTCACACACAACGCCACCTCACGCGCGACTTTTGCCAAAGGTGCGATTGCAGCAGCGCGCTGGCTTGCGAATCAAAAAGCGGGCTTGTATGGGATTGAAGATTTTTTATGTCTAGATTCTTAA
- a CDS encoding universal stress protein has translation MTKLLFGVSDTEECRRAIGTINKLFGKREDVELTLLHVSEEIIVYAQSGIVNYETIENIESERSSEILNEFENTFKNEGITCKKILRTGNPIDVVLEIANEYDLLVIGASESSLLYRIFSSHQNSFINSSPIQVLVAK, from the coding sequence ATGACAAAGCTTTTGTTTGGGGTGAGTGACACAGAGGAATGCAGAAGAGCCATTGGCACGATTAATAAGCTTTTTGGCAAGCGTGAAGATGTGGAGCTGACACTTTTGCATGTCAGTGAAGAAATTATCGTGTATGCTCAAAGCGGAATCGTGAATTATGAAACTATTGAAAATATCGAGAGTGAGCGCTCTAGTGAGATTCTCAATGAATTTGAAAACACCTTTAAAAATGAAGGTATAACTTGTAAGAAAATCCTACGCACAGGCAATCCTATCGATGTGGTGCTAGAGATTGCAAATGAATATGATTTGCTTGTGATTGGCGCGAGCGAATCTTCTTTGTTGTATAGAATCTTTAGCTCACATCAAAATAGCTTTATCAACTCTTCTCCAATCCAGGTGCTTGTGGCAAAGTAG
- the argJ gene encoding bifunctional glutamate N-acetyltransferase/amino-acid acetyltransferase ArgJ, translating to MQDSQTFEIYPIKGGVSASEGFVTEGISAGLKKDNALDIAYIYAKEGFKVSALFTSNTFAAAPIVHFKKCVQKDAKKQDKEVESNFILITTKNANAMTGKDGVEDICEILKNLSARFGLKNPIMSSTGVIGVRLPKEKIIQSFEKIRLENLDPDSHLRASDAIRTTDAFSKEVAFKVILQNGESFHIGAMAKGAGMIAPSLATMLCFITTDSAIPKEDCEELLQGIAKKNFDAISVDGDMSTNDSVFLLSNGKSGAYDKEAFKCALDLLTHKLALDIVRDGEGASRVVAFEVCGAQNDNEAKIAAKALSNSLLVKTALFGRDPNWGRIASTIGASGVCAKEENLRIEIGDVCVYDRGAILFTQEIEAKATKTMEAQEFKILCDLGIGEGRYVSYGCDLGHKYVEINSDYRS from the coding sequence ATGCAAGATTCTCAAACTTTTGAAATTTATCCCATAAAGGGGGGTGTGAGCGCGAGTGAGGGCTTTGTGACAGAAGGCATAAGCGCTGGGTTAAAAAAAGACAACGCGCTAGATATTGCCTACATTTACGCCAAAGAGGGCTTTAAAGTAAGCGCGCTTTTCACAAGCAACACTTTCGCTGCTGCGCCAATTGTGCATTTTAAAAAATGCGTGCAAAAGGATGCCAAAAAGCAAGACAAAGAAGTGGAATCTAACTTCATTCTTATCACTACAAAAAACGCTAACGCAATGACAGGAAAAGACGGCGTGGAAGATATTTGCGAGATTCTAAAAAACTTAAGCGCGCGTTTTGGGCTAAAAAATCCCATTATGTCAAGCACAGGCGTTATCGGCGTGCGTTTGCCAAAAGAGAAAATTATACAGAGTTTTGAAAAAATCCGCCTTGAAAATTTAGATCCAGATTCCCACCTGCGTGCGAGCGACGCAATTAGAACCACTGATGCTTTTAGCAAGGAAGTCGCTTTTAAAGTGATTTTACAAAATGGAGAATCTTTTCATATCGGTGCAATGGCAAAAGGTGCTGGAATGATAGCCCCAAGCCTTGCAACAATGCTTTGTTTTATCACCACAGATTCTGCTATTCCTAAAGAGGATTGCGAGGAACTGCTTCAAGGCATTGCAAAGAAAAATTTTGATGCCATAAGTGTTGATGGCGATATGAGTACAAATGATTCTGTATTTTTACTAAGTAATGGCAAAAGTGGCGCGTATGACAAAGAGGCTTTTAAGTGTGCGCTGGATTTGCTTACACACAAACTCGCACTTGATATAGTGCGCGATGGAGAGGGTGCGAGCAGGGTTGTAGCCTTTGAAGTGTGTGGCGCGCAAAATGACAACGAGGCAAAAATCGCCGCAAAAGCACTTAGCAACTCACTTTTAGTCAAAACCGCGCTTTTTGGGCGCGACCCAAATTGGGGGCGCATAGCTTCTACTATCGGCGCAAGCGGTGTGTGTGCAAAAGAAGAGAATCTGCGTATTGAGATTGGCGACGTGTGCGTGTATGACAGAGGCGCAATACTTTTCACGCAAGAAATCGAGGCAAAAGCCACAAAAACTATGGAGGCTCAAGAATTTAAAATTCTTTGTGATTTAGGTATCGGAGAAGGGCGCTATGTAAGCTATGGGTGCGACTTAGGGCATAAATATGTGGAGATAAACTCGGATTATAGGTCATAA
- the trxB gene encoding thioredoxin-disulfide reductase: MIDLAIVGGGPAGLSAGLYATRGGIKNVVLFEKGMPGGQITGSSEIENYPGVKEVMSGLDFMQPWQEQCFRFGLKHEMSEVWRISKNGNVFEIHELGGKIHQAKAVIFATGGRPKRSGVKGENEFWGKGVSTCATCDGFFYKDKEVAVLGGGDTALEEAVYLTKMCKKVYLIHRRNEFRAAPTTIEHIKSNPKIEILTPYIVEEIKGDMSGVTSVLVKNTQNNEVRELGVPGIFVFVGYDVNTQILKQENGSMLCDCDEYGSIKVDLSMRTSIEGLFAAGDVRIQAPKQVVCAAGDGATAALQAISYLEQAK, translated from the coding sequence ATGATAGATTTAGCAATCGTTGGCGGGGGACCTGCTGGGCTAAGTGCTGGGCTATATGCGACAAGAGGCGGGATTAAAAATGTCGTGTTGTTTGAAAAAGGTATGCCCGGGGGACAAATTACAGGAAGTAGCGAGATAGAGAACTATCCGGGCGTGAAAGAAGTAATGAGCGGGCTAGATTTTATGCAGCCTTGGCAGGAACAGTGCTTTAGATTCGGATTAAAGCACGAGATGAGCGAAGTTTGGCGCATTAGCAAAAATGGCAATGTTTTTGAAATCCACGAGCTAGGCGGGAAGATACATCAAGCAAAAGCGGTGATTTTTGCTACCGGTGGGCGTCCTAAGCGCTCTGGCGTAAAGGGTGAGAATGAATTTTGGGGCAAAGGTGTCAGCACTTGCGCTACTTGCGATGGATTTTTTTACAAAGATAAAGAAGTCGCAGTGCTTGGTGGGGGCGATACGGCGCTTGAAGAGGCGGTGTATCTTACAAAAATGTGCAAAAAAGTCTATCTTATCCACCGCAGAAATGAATTCCGCGCAGCACCCACAACAATAGAGCATATAAAATCAAATCCAAAGATTGAGATTCTCACGCCCTACATTGTTGAAGAGATTAAGGGTGATATGTCAGGCGTTACTTCTGTGCTTGTGAAAAATACGCAAAACAACGAGGTGCGCGAACTTGGAGTGCCGGGAATCTTTGTTTTTGTCGGTTATGATGTCAATACACAAATTTTGAAGCAAGAAAATGGCAGTATGCTTTGTGATTGCGATGAGTATGGTAGTATCAAAGTTGATTTATCAATGCGCACGAGCATAGAAGGGCTTTTTGCCGCGGGCGATGTGAGAATCCAAGCACCAAAACAAGTAGTCTGCGCCGCAGGTGATGGCGCAACAGCAGCATTGCAAGCCATTAGCTACCTAGAGCAGGCAAAATAA